In Gallus gallus isolate bGalGal1 chromosome Z, bGalGal1.mat.broiler.GRCg7b, whole genome shotgun sequence, one DNA window encodes the following:
- the CRHBP gene encoding corticotropin-releasing factor-binding protein isoform X1, with protein MPSAFQLQCHLVLILLAASKGDTRYLEVRDAGEDEPFLLLSEDLKRELSAGHIYRRSLRRAEPSPVSAGCIDMLSIEGQFTFTADQPQLHCATFFIGEPEELLTIEYDFVNIDCQGGDFLKVFDGWILKGEKFPSSLDHPLPTSQRYTDFCESGAVQRSIRSSQNVAMIFFRIHQPGNGFTITVKKSANLFPCNVISQTPSGRFTMVIPHQHRNCSFSIIYPVVIKISDLILGHLNGLFLKNPSVGCAGVGDFVELLGGTGLDPSKMFPLADLCHSFHGSAQMKIGCDNTVLRMVSSGKHINRVTFEYYQLDLQEIENRKENSIEEFCFPGI; from the exons ATGCCGTCTGCCTTCCAGCTGCAGTGCCACCTCGTCCTCATCCTGCTGGCAGCCTCCAAAGGGGACACCCGGTACCTCGAG GTGAGGGATGCTGGCGAAGATGAGCCCTTCCTGCTCCTCAGCGAAGACCTGAAGCGGGAGCTGTCTGCAGGGCACATCTACCGGCGGTCGCTGC gcagagcagagcccagccctgTCTCTGCAGGCTGCATTGACATGCTGAGCATTGAGGGGCAGTTCACCTTTACTGCCGATCAGCCCCAGTTGCACTGCGCCACATTCTTCATCGGTGAACCTGAAGAGCTCCTCACCATCGAATATGACTTTGTGAATATCGACTGCCAAGGAGGTGACTTCCTGAAG GTATTTGATGGCTGGATACTCAAAGGAGAGAAGTTTCCTAGTTCCTTGGAccaccccctccccacttcCCAAAGGTACACGGACTTCTGTGAGAGTGGTGCTGTCCAGAGGAGCATCAGGTCATCGCAGAATGTGGCAATGATCTTCTTCAGGATTCACCAGCCAGGCAATGGGTTTACGATCACAGTCAAGAAGAGTGCCAACCTCTTCC CTTGCAATGTCATCTCCCAGACTCCCTCGGGAAGGTTTACCATGGTCATTCCTCATCAACACAGAAACTGCAGTTTTTCTATAATTTACCCAGTGGTGATAAAAATCTCCGATCTCATCCTGGGACACTTAAATGGCCTCTTCTTAAAG AATCCGTCAGTCGGCTGTGCAGGAGTGGGGGACTTCGTGGAGCTGTTAGGAGGAACTGGCTTAGACCCATCCAAGATGTTTCCACTGGCTGACCTCTGTCACTCCTTTCATGGGTCTG CCCAAATGAAGATTGGTTGTGACAATACTGTGCTACGGATGGTCTCCAGTGGCAAACATATCAATCGTGTGACATTTGAGTATTATCAACTTGATCTGcaggaaatagaaaacagaaaggagaatagCATTGAAGAATTCTGCTTCCCTGGTATCTGA
- the CRHBP gene encoding corticotropin-releasing factor-binding protein isoform X2 has product MPSAFQLQCHLVLILLAASKGDTRYLEVRDAGEDEPFLLLSEDLKRELSAGHIYRRSLRCIDMLSIEGQFTFTADQPQLHCATFFIGEPEELLTIEYDFVNIDCQGGDFLKVFDGWILKGEKFPSSLDHPLPTSQRYTDFCESGAVQRSIRSSQNVAMIFFRIHQPGNGFTITVKKSANLFPCNVISQTPSGRFTMVIPHQHRNCSFSIIYPVVIKISDLILGHLNGLFLKNPSVGCAGVGDFVELLGGTGLDPSKMFPLADLCHSFHGSAQMKIGCDNTVLRMVSSGKHINRVTFEYYQLDLQEIENRKENSIEEFCFPGI; this is encoded by the exons ATGCCGTCTGCCTTCCAGCTGCAGTGCCACCTCGTCCTCATCCTGCTGGCAGCCTCCAAAGGGGACACCCGGTACCTCGAG GTGAGGGATGCTGGCGAAGATGAGCCCTTCCTGCTCCTCAGCGAAGACCTGAAGCGGGAGCTGTCTGCAGGGCACATCTACCGGCGGTCGCTGC GCTGCATTGACATGCTGAGCATTGAGGGGCAGTTCACCTTTACTGCCGATCAGCCCCAGTTGCACTGCGCCACATTCTTCATCGGTGAACCTGAAGAGCTCCTCACCATCGAATATGACTTTGTGAATATCGACTGCCAAGGAGGTGACTTCCTGAAG GTATTTGATGGCTGGATACTCAAAGGAGAGAAGTTTCCTAGTTCCTTGGAccaccccctccccacttcCCAAAGGTACACGGACTTCTGTGAGAGTGGTGCTGTCCAGAGGAGCATCAGGTCATCGCAGAATGTGGCAATGATCTTCTTCAGGATTCACCAGCCAGGCAATGGGTTTACGATCACAGTCAAGAAGAGTGCCAACCTCTTCC CTTGCAATGTCATCTCCCAGACTCCCTCGGGAAGGTTTACCATGGTCATTCCTCATCAACACAGAAACTGCAGTTTTTCTATAATTTACCCAGTGGTGATAAAAATCTCCGATCTCATCCTGGGACACTTAAATGGCCTCTTCTTAAAG AATCCGTCAGTCGGCTGTGCAGGAGTGGGGGACTTCGTGGAGCTGTTAGGAGGAACTGGCTTAGACCCATCCAAGATGTTTCCACTGGCTGACCTCTGTCACTCCTTTCATGGGTCTG CCCAAATGAAGATTGGTTGTGACAATACTGTGCTACGGATGGTCTCCAGTGGCAAACATATCAATCGTGTGACATTTGAGTATTATCAACTTGATCTGcaggaaatagaaaacagaaaggagaatagCATTGAAGAATTCTGCTTCCCTGGTATCTGA
- the S100Z gene encoding protein S100-Z isoform X1, producing MSTPLEDAMNTFIRIFHHYSGKEGDRYKLSKRELKELLSRELTDFLCGQNDPHLVDKIMNDLDSNKDNEVDFNEFMTLVATLTVACNDFFEEQLEEGF from the exons ATGTCCACTCCGCTGGAGGATGCCATGAACACCTTCATCAGGATTTTTCATCACTACTCTGGCAAAGAAGGTGACAGATACAAGCTGAGCAAAAGAGAACTCAAGGAACTCCTCAGCAGGGAGCTCACTGACTTCCTTTGT ggCCAAAACGATCCTCACCTTGTTGATAAGATTATGAACGATCTGGATTCCAATAAAGACAATGAAGTGGATTTTAATGAATTTATGACTCTGGTTGCAACTCTGACTGTGGCTTGTAACGATTTCTTTGAAGAACAGCTAGAAGAAGGATTTTAA